A single genomic interval of Antechinus flavipes isolate AdamAnt ecotype Samford, QLD, Australia chromosome 1, AdamAnt_v2, whole genome shotgun sequence harbors:
- the LYRM7 gene encoding complex III assembly factor LYRM7 — translation MVDSAKVLRLFKTLHRTRQQVFKNDNKALDAARKKINEEFKKNKNETSPEKIEKLIKIGSDVELILRKSVIQGIHTDHNTLKLVPRKDLLIENNPYCDTPSQKP, via the coding sequence ATGGTTGACTCTGCCAAAGTGTTACGACTTTTTAAAACCTTGCACAGGACTAGACAgcaggtttttaaaaatgataacaaagcATTGGACGCagcaagaaaaaagataaatgaagaattcaaaaagaataaaaatgagacttcaccggagaaaatagaaaagttgatcaaGATAGGTTCTGATGTTGAATTAATACTCAGAAAATCTGTTATACAGGGCATTCATACAGATCACAACACTTTGAAGTTAGTTCCTAGGAAAGACTTACTTATAGAAAACAATCCTTACTGTGATACACCTTCCCAGAAGCCATGA